TCGTTTCCGGTGTGGTCAAGGATGCCTTCTCGTTGTGGCTCAACCACCATGTCGACCAGGCCGAGGCGCTGGCGGAAATGGTGATCAGCGCAGCCCAGCGGCGCCAGAAAAGCTCGAAAAAGGTCGCCCGCAAGAAGGTCACCTCCGGCCCGGCGTTGCCCGGCAAACTGGCCGACTGCAGTGGTCAGGACCCGGCGCTCAGCGAACTGTTTCTGGTCGAGGGTGACTCGGCCGGTGGCAGCGCCAAGCAGGCACGTAACCGTGAGAGCCAGGCGATCCTGCCGCTGCGCGGCAAGATCCTCAATACCTGGGAAGTCGAATCTCACGATATCTATGGCTCTCAGGAAGTTCATGATATCGCGGTCGCCATCGGCATGGACCCGGTCAGCGAGGATCTGTCCAAGCTGCGCTACCACAAGATCTGTATCCTCGCCGATGCCGACTCCGACGGCCTGCACATCGCGACGCTGCTGTGTGCCCTGTTCGTGCGTCATTTTCCGGCGCTGGTCGATGCTGGCCATGTGTTTGTCGCCATGCCCCCGCTGTACCGCATCGACCTCGGCAAGGAAGTCCACTACGCGCTTGATGAAAGTGAGAAGGCGGCGATCCTCAAGCAGCTCGAAAGCAAGCGCGGCACTCCCAACGTTCAGCGCTTCAAGGGCCTCGGCGAAATGAGTCCGCTACAGCTGCGCGAGACGACCATGGCAGTGGAAACCCGCCGCCTGGTACAGCTCACCCGCACCGAAGGCGACGGCACCATGGAAATGATGGACATGTTGCTGGCGAAGAAACGCGCCGCCGACCGCAAGAGCTGGCTCGAGGACTACGGCAACCTCGCCGATCTGGAAATATGATGACGAGGGAAGGGAAAGAGCGAAGAAGGAAGAGGAAAGAGGGAAGAGTAAAAAGCTGAGAACTGAGGGCTGTAATTGGCCTCGAATTCGGCTCGAGGGCAGTGGGCTTCCATCTCACGGAAAACAGCTCGACACTCGTTTCTTCCTTCTTGTTTCTTACGTCTTCCTTCTTACTTCTTCTGTCTTTACGAAAGTCACAGGGAAAGGGTCACTATATGACCATGGACATTCAGGTCGCGGAGGGGGATGTCGAACGTTTATCCCTGCGCGAATATACCGAAAAGGCGTATCTCGATTATTCGATGTACGTGATCCTCGACCGGGCCTTGCCGCATATCGGCGATGGTATGAAACCGGTACAGCGGCGCATCATCTACGCCATGCGCGAGCTGTCGTTGACGGCCAATGCCAAGTACAAGAAGTCGGCGCGTACCGTGGGTGATGTGCTGGGTAAGTTTCACCCGCACGGTGACAGTGCCTGTTACGAAGCCATGGTGTTGATGGCCCAGGCGTTCAGCTATCGCTATCCGCTGGTCGATGGACAGGGTAACTGGGGTAGTCCGGATGATCCCAAGTCCTTCGCCGCCATGCGTTATACCGAGGCGCGACTGTCGCGCTTCTCCGAAGTACTGCTCTCCGAACTGGGCCAGGGTACCGTCGATTGGACGCCCAACTTCGATGGCACCATGAATGAGCCGGTGGTACTGCCGGCGCGGCTTCCGCATGTACTGCTCAACGGTGGCACCGGTATCGCCGTCGGTATGGCCACTGATATTCCTCCGCACAATGTGCGCGAGGTGGTGGAGGCGACCTGCCATGTACTGCGCAATCCCGGTGTGACTACCGCTGACTTGATGCAGTATCTGCCGGGCCCGGACTTTCCCACTGACGCCGAGATCATTACCCCGCGTGCCGACCTGCGCAAACTCTACGAGAGTGGTCGCGGCTCGGTGAAACTGCGCGCACGCTATACTCAGGAAGAAGGGCAGGTGGTCATCACCTCGGTGCCTTACCAGGTCAGCGGTGCCAAGGTGCTGGAGCAGATCGCCGCGCAGATGCAGGCCAAGAAGCTGCCGATGGTCGCCGACCTGCGTGACGAGTCGACCCATGAGGAGCCAACACGGCTGGTGATTGAGCCGCGCTCCAATCGGGTCGATATCGAGTCGTTGATGGCGCACCTGTTTGCCACCACCGATCTCGAGAAGAATGTTCGCGTTAACCTCAACGTGATCGGCCTCGACGGACGGCCACGGGTCATGCCGTTGCCGGAGATGCTCGGTGAATGGCTGAACTTCCGTCGCACCACTGTGCGTCGGCGCCTCGAGCACCGCCTGGGCAAGGTACAGGATCGTCTGCACATCCTTGAAGGCCTGCTGATTGCCTACCTCAATATCGATGAAGTCATCCGCATTATTCGCGAGGAGGACGAGCCGAAGACTGCGTTGATGGAAGCCTTCGGTATCTCCGAGCGTCAGTCGGAAGCGATCCTCGAGCTGCGTCTGCGTCACCTGGCCAAGCTCGAGGAAATGAAGATTCGTACCGAGCAGGACGAACTCGAAGCGGAGCGCAAGCACCTCGAGAGCCTGTTGGGCAGCGAAGCGAAGATGACCAACCTGATCGAGAAGGAACTGCGCGAGGCCGGAGAGGAGTATGGCGATGCACGTCGCTCGCCGATCGTCGAACGTGAGGATGCCAGGGCGCTGTCCGAAGTTGAGTTGGTCGGTGCTGACCCGGTGACGGTGGTGCTGTCCGAGAAGGGCTGGATTCGTGCTGCCAAGGGTCATGACATTGATCCTTCGGGGCTGTCCTACAAGGCAGGTGACCGCTTCCTGTTGGCGGCGCGAGGCAAGACCAATCAGCCGCTGGTGCTGCTCGACGATACCGGTCGCGCCTATACTCTGCCGACCCACCAGTTACCCAGTGCCCGTGGGCAGGGGGAGCCGGTGACCGGTAAGGTTAACGTCTCGGCGGGTGCGCATCTGGTTGGCGTGATGTTGTCGGCTCCCGAAGGCCGTTTCCTGTTGGGATCTGATGGTGGTTACGGATTTGTTGCCAAGCTTGGGGACCTGACCGGCAAGAACCGCTCGGGCAAGGCTGCACTGAGTCTGCCCAAAGGCTGCAATGTGATGCCGCCGGTGGAGCTACCCAGCGGCGAGGATCTGAGCGTTGCAGTGGTCTCCAACGAAGGACGACTGCTGATCTTCTCGCTGGATCAGTTGCCTGAATTGTCCAAGGGCAAGGGCAACAAGATGATCGATATCCCCGGTGCACGGGCCGCGAGACGCGAGGAATTCGTGCGCGGTATGGTGGTGTTGGCGGCGGGAGATGCGTTGGTCATCCATTCCGGCAAGCGTAAGTTGACGCTGAAGAATTCCGAGTTGGACTATTACCGTGGCGATCGCGGGCGGCGAGGCAGCAAGTTGCCGCGTGGCCTGCAGAAGGTCGATATGCTTGAGCGTCTGGACGGCAACGGCTGATTCGGTACGAGCATCAAGGGTGGTTTTAAACGCCGGCCACTGGTTCCCCAGTGGCCGGCGTTCTTCATGTGCCGCTGCAGCTATGTCACATAAGGCGCCGCACGTGATGGGCCCGACACTCGGACGTTTCCCAGCAGTAGCGTAAATCCGGTATCCTCAACTCATTGCCTTGCCGCCGACTCCCGAGGCGGCCATCTATACGGCTGAAACAGGAAAACCATGACTCGAAGAATCCTGATGCGCGCAACCGGCCAGGCTCGGCCCGGACAATTGGCAGAACTGGGCAAGACTCTGGCGCGGAGTGGCGCGCGGCTGCTGGATATCAACCAGAGTGTCACCTTCGGTATCGTTTCGCTGGAAGCGGTAGTGGCGTTGGATCACGAGGCCGAGCTGGAATCGGCGCTGGCGGCTACCGGCACTGACCTTGGCCTTGATGTGCAGGCGATCCAGGTCAGCGCCGAGGAATATCATCGCTGGAGTGAAAACCAGAGCCAGCCGCGGCTGATCATGACGCTGTTGGCGCCCCGAATTCCGGCAGGCATCCTCGCTGAGGTTGGCGCGTTGACGGCCGAACACGGTCTGACAGTCGAGCTGATTCACCGCCTATCCGGCCGTGAGCCGCTGGATGGTGAGGCGCCACAGCAGGGCAGTTGTGTCGAGTGTTGGCTGCGCGGCCCCGATGCGGACATTCTGGCGTTGCGCGAAAAAGCGCTGGCGCTGGGCGCAGCACATGGTGTCGATATCGCCCTTCAGGAAGATTGCATCTGGCGAACTCATCGCCGTCTGGTGTGCTTCGACATGGACTCGACCTTGATCAAGGCCGAAGTTATCGATGAATTGGCGCGTCGCCATGGCGTCTATGACGAAGTGGCCGAGGTGACTGAACGTGCCATGCGTGGTGAGCTCGACTTCCAGCAGAGCTTTCGCGAGCGTATGGCAAAGCTCAAGGGGCTCGACGAGTCAGTGCTGGCCGAGATCGCTGCTGAGCTGCCGCTGATGGATGGTGTCGAGACACTGATGGCCCAGCTCAAGCGTCTGGGTTACCGCACCGCGATTCTGTCGGGCGGCTTTACCTATTTCGCCCGCTATCTGCAGCAGCGGCTCGGTTTTGATGAGATCCACGCCAACGAGCTGGTCATCGAGAACGGCAAGGTCACCGGCGAAGTGCGGGAGCCGATTGTCGATGCAGATCGCAAGGCCTTGTTGCTGCGTGAGATTGCCGAGCGCGAGGGTATTCGCATGGAGCAGACCATTGCCGTTGGCGATGGTGCCAATGACCTCAAGATGCTCGCTGAGGCCGGTCTCGGTATTGCCTTCCGTGCCAAGCCAATGGTCAGACAACAGGCGCGTCAGAGTATTTCAACGCTGGGGCTGGATGCCGTGCTTTACCTGATTGGCTACCGCCAGTCAGACCTGGAGGCATGACGGGATGGCCGTGACCCTGGATGATTGGCGTGCACGTTTCGAACGACTGCGGGCCAACAAGCTCTTTGAACTTTCCGTTATCGCCATCATCATCTTTTCGGCCTTGCTGATCGGCGCCAAGACCTATGAGGAAACGTCCCGTTTTCACCAGGTTCTGCTGGTGCTGGATACGGCCGTTACGGTGTTCTTTCTGGTCGAGCTGCTGATCCGCATGGCGGCAGAAAAGCGCCCGCTCGACTTCTTCAAGAAGGGCTGGAATGTCTTCGATTTCCTGATCGTTGCCGCCAGCCTGGTGCCGCTGGACGACTCGGAGCTGGTGCTGCTGGCACGCCTGCTGCGTATCTTCCGGGTGCTGCGTCTGGTGTCGATGGTTCCTGAACTGCGCATCCTGATGGTGGCGCTGTTCAAGTCGATTCCACGCATGGGCTACGTGGTTCTGCTGATGTTCATCATTTTCTACATCTATGGTGCTTTGGGCAGTTTCCTGTTCGTGGATGTGGACCCCGGTTTGTGGGGCAATATTTCCCTGGCCATGCTGACGCTATTCCAGGTCGCGACCTTCGAGAGCTGGGCCACAGCGGTGCTGTATCCCGCCATGGAGCATTACCCCTACGCCTGGATCTATTTCCTGACCTTCATCTTCCTGAATGCTTTTGTGTTCCTGAACATGATGATCGGCATCGTACTGGATGTGATGCAGAAGGAGAGCGTGGCTATCGAGCTGGAAAGTGGAGAGGGCGAGGCGGCTGAACTGCATGGCTTGCGTAAAGATGTGCGCGAACTGCGCGACCAGTTGAATCGCATGGAAGGGCTCTTGCAGCGGCGTGACTGATCATGTCTCTTCTTCAGCAGCACAGCACAGCACAGCACTGCCGCTGATGCGCTGGATACACCCTGCTGGCCCGGCGCTGATCTACGTAGGCTGACCTATGTAGGCTGAGTCTGAGGATGAGGCGCCAGGCATGGCGGATGGCCGGGAGAGGAATTCCTCCCGGCTTTTTTACGAGCGGCCTTTCTAGAGCTCTTCTGCCATGCAATTGGCGTAGAAGGTCACGGACGCAGGCCAGTCCGAGAATACGGCGCGCACGCCAACATCACGAGCCAGAACGTCGAGACTGACCATCTTGTCGCCGTCATTGTTGATGACATTGTCAGTCGTCTGGTGATACCAGGCGCCGTCTTCCGTGAGCGGAGCAGAGCGCTCGAATGACCAGGCGATCAGGTCGAGTCCCGCCTCATTGGCTTGCTCTGCGTAGACCGATGGCACAATGGGGTGGTCGGCGTCGTCACTCTCGGCCAGCAACATCCACATCGGCGGTGCCAGAATCTTCACCCCCATATCGGCCAGCTCCTGCATCGATGGCTTCCAGCTGTCCGGATTACTGACATCGAAATCCGGCTGGGTATCGCGGTCGTCGAGAAATACGGCTTGCTCGCCGAATTCCGTATTGTCGACCCAGTAGCGAACGTCATCCAGCAGGAATGACTGCGGGAAAACATCGCTGGGATCGACGCCCGCCGCTACATACTCATCGATCAGCTTCTGCGCATAATCCTGCTGAGTCATGCCGTCGAAGGGCATTTCGACTGTCGGCGTCTTGAGTTCAGGTACCATCTTAACGCCCAGCGACTTGAACAGCTCGATGCTCTCGGCGTGAGTCATCAGGGTACCGCGGCTGGAGTAAAGCTCGGTACGCCAGCGGGGATTGCCGGCCATGTACGCTTCGAGTGTATCGGCTTCCGTGTTGACACCGTCCATGCGCCCTTCGAGGGTCTTGAACTCAGCCAGCGTGATGTCGCTGGTGGAGCACAGGATATCCTCGGCATTGGTCAGCTTGCCATCGGTGCTGTACTCGGGAGGTACGCTACACTGTTCGGCCAGTGGGGTTTCCAGAATGTTGGTCGTGGAGTGCAGGTCACTCTGTGAGTGACGGCACACCAGTTCCTTGTCTTCGGTGAAGGCCACATCACACTCCAGAGCCCCGGCTCCCATGCGTGCTGCAGCAAGCCAGGATTCGCGGGTATGCTCCGGGAACATCATCGGCGCGCCGCGATGGCCTATGCTGAAATCACTGCGTTCATACACAGTAAGGTCTGCGGCGCATTGCTCAAGGCGTGACTTGAGTTTTGCCGACTGCGTGTTGTCCTCGTCCATATCGTCGACCAGGAAAAACGGGCGTGGGCCGAGACTAACCGGCATGGCACTGGACTGTGCCTTGTTGTCATCGCTGAGGGCTTCGGGCTCTGCCAATGCCGCGCCGCTGAAGGCCAGCGATAGGGGGAGCGCCGTGAACATCAGCAGGCGGCAGGGCTCAAGCCATACAGCATTGAAAGGCAACGGCATATACTTCTCCTTATGGGATTTGGTCATTCCTGACAGGCGGGCCCGCTGCTATTGGACGCTCAGGCCTGGCTCAGCCTGTCAGTCTAGAAGATGCCGTGTGACAGTGTTATGGCAGTTCGCTGGGGAGCCCCGGGAGGGGCCGACATTCATTGCTACCAATCCCTTCAATCCTTGCTACCAACCCCCTCGATACAATGAGAAGTTGACAACGATGCCCAGTCCTGATTTTCTAGGGGGTATGAATATGACATATCGCAACCTCGAACTAAGCCTACGACTACTAGCCCGCCTTTGATGCGCGCTGGGTAATGCCCTTGCATTACCGAAATGTCAGGTTTCAGTCGAGGTTGTTTACATGTCCACCACCAATGCCTACCACGTCATGAACGTCTGCTCCTGTCAGATCGTTGTTTCGTCTCGCGCGATTGACGTAAAGGTGGCGTGGTCCGATTCCACAACGCCCCGTCTGTCTTCTGACAGTCGGGGCGTTGTCATTTCTGGCGCTGGCCGAAAGGCCAGCAGCCCATCACAACTCTTCGTTCAACCACAGAGCGGTTGGACCGCTGCACACACCCGGAGAAGCTGCCATGATGCTCAATGATCCTTCCAGGAAATATCGTCCCTTTGTCGCGGTTGACCTCCCTGACCGTCAATGGCCCAGTCGACGCATCGAGACGCCACCGGCGTGGTGTAGCGTTGATCTGCGCGATGGCAACCAGGCGTTGATCGATCCCATGGACCTGGAGCGTAAGCAGCGTTTCTTCGACATGCTGGTCAAGATCGGTTTCAAGGAGATCGAGGTCGGCTTCCCTTCTGCATCGCAGACAGACTTTGACTTCGTGCGCAGTCTGATCGAGGAAGGTAAGGTGCCGGACGATGTCACTATTCAGGTGCTGACCCAGGCGCGCCCCCATCTCATCGAACGTACTTTCGAATCGCTCAAGGGTGCGAAGCAGGCCATCGTGCACGTCTACAACGCGACCGATCCGGTATTCCGCAAGGTGGTGTTCAACGTCAATCGCGCCGAGTGCATCGATATCGCTGTGACCGCTACCCGGCAGATTCGTGAGCTGATGGATGCGGCACCGGAGACCGACTGGACCTTCCAGTACTCACCAGAGCTTTTCACTACGACCGAGATGGATTTCGCGGTGGAAATCGTCAATGCCGTGAGTGCCACCTACGGCGCGACGGCTGACAAGCGAATGATCGTCAATCTGCCGGCCACGGTGGAGTGCGCGACACCGAACAACTACGCCGATCAGATCGAATGGTTCTGCCGCAATGTCGAGCACCGCGACCACCTGATTGTCAGTGTGCACCCGCATAACGATCGAGGCACCGGGGTAGCTGCCGCAGAGCTGACGTTGATGGCGGGGGCCGACCGGGTCGAGGGTACGCTGTTTGGTAATGGCGAGCGTACCGGTAACGTCGATATCGTGACTCTGGCCATGAACCTCTATACCCAGGGTGTACACCCAGGACTCGACTTCTCCAACATCACGCCGATCATGCGTGAGGTGGAGTATTGCAACCAGTTGCCGGTCCATCCGCGCCATCCCTACGTCGGCGACCTCGTGTTTACGGCCTTCTCCGGGTCTCATCAGGATGCGATCAAGAAGGGCATGGCGGTTCGCAAGGACAGCCCGGATGATGTGTGGGCAGTACCGTATCTGCCCATCGACCCACTCGACGTGGGCCGTAGTTACGAAGCGGTGATTCGCGTCAACAGCCAGTCGGGCAAGGGCGGGGTTTCCTATCTGCTCGAGCAGGAACACGGCATCGAGCTGCCGCGTCGTCTGGCGATGGAGTTCAGCACGGTGGTGCAGGATGTCGCCGATCGCATCGGTAAGGAAATCACTTCCGAGATGGTCTACCAGGCCTTTGTTGACGAGTATCTGGCCAAGACTTCTCCCTATGCGCTGGTCAGCCACCGCCTGTCATCCGAGCCGGATAGTCCGACCGTGACTCTCGAAGCGGTGATCAGCAAGGAAGATGACCGACAGACCATCAGCGCCCAGGGCAATGGCCCTCTTGCGGCCTTCATCAAGGCGCTCGCGGCGCAAGGACACGATGTCGAGATCATCGACTACCATGAGCACTCCCGCGGTCAGGGCGCCGATGCGGAAGCCATCGCCTATGTGGAAGTGCGCGTTGGCGACGAGTCGGTCTTCGGTGTAGGTACCGACGAGAGCATTACCAGCGCCTCGATCAAGGGCGTACTGAGCGCGGTAAACCGCAAGCTGTCCACCGGCATCGTCGCGCCCAACGTGACAGCCGATACGGTTGTCTGAGAAGGGAAGTTGTAAGAGGTCAGAAGCAAGAGGTCAGAGAGGTCAGAAGTAGCCAATACTTGGTGCTGACGGCTTCTCTTTCCTCTTGTTCCTTCTCCTTGTCTCTTCTCTCTTCCCTCTGCCTATAGCGGTGTCTTGCTCGCTTCGCCGGGAATCTCTCGAGCCAGCGTTGGCATCAGAAAGCCGGGAAGTCGGGTACGTAGCTCCGCTATCAGTGCTTCGGCGGTCTCGTCACTCACGGCAAAATGGGCGGCACCGGCAACCGGGTCGAAGGCGTGCAGGTAATAGGGCAGGACGCCAGCCTCGAACAGTCGTTCAGACAGTGCTTCGAGGCTATCGACATCATCGTTGACGCCTCTCAGGATCACGCTCTGGTTGAGCAGTGTGACGCCCGCAGCCTTGAGCCGTGCACAGGCGGCAATCACCGCGTCGTCGATCTCGTTGGCATGGTTGATATGCAGCACCATGACCTTCTGCAGGCGAGTGCTGGCTAACCAATCGAGCATGATGGCATCGACGCGATCGGGGATCACCACCGGCAGGCGGGTATGCAGGCGCAGACGCTTGAGATGGCGAATGCTATCCAGTTTCTCCACCAGCCAGGCAAGCTGGCGATCGCTTGCAGCGAGGGGGTCACCACCGGAAAGAATTGCCTCGCGCAGACTGCTGTCATCACGCAGGTAGTTGAGTGTGTCTTCCCATTGGCTGCGCGATGGCGCGTTGTCGTCGTAAGGGAAGTGACGCCTGAAGCAATAGCGGCAGTTGACCGCACAGGCGGGACTGGCGATCAACAACACACGACCGGCGTACTTGTGAATCAGGCCGCGTCGGGCCGTGTGTTGCGCTTCTTCGAGCGGGTCGGTGACAAACCCGGGGGAAGTGTCGGCCTCGCTGGCCAGCGGTAATACCTGACGCAACAGCGGGTCCATGGGGTCACCGGTCCGCATACGCGCAGCAAATGCTTCGGGGACTCGGACCTCGAACAACTCATGACCTTCAAGGGCCCCGGCCATATAGGCAGGGTCGAGCCCCAGCCGTTGGCACAAGTCACGGGGATCGCGAATGGCACCGGCCAGTTGGCGTCGCCAACTCCCCGGTTCAGGCCATGGAGCGTCACTGCCGTCGGGAGAGCAATTGCTGGGTGAGCAATGCAAAAGCATCGGGCTTCGGGTTATCATGCGTGCCACCCATTGATACGCGCGGGGGCTGTTGCCCCGTGAATTGTCTGCTTTGTGTCGCCCGCCGCCAGAGGCTGGGCAGGGCACTGATAGGAAAGAGAACTCATGGCGAACTATTCTACCAACGAATTCAAGGGCGGTCTGAAGGTAATGCTGGACGGGGACCCCTGTGCCATCGTCGAGAATGAATTCGTCAAGCCCGGCAAGGGCCAGGCCTTCAACCGCGTCAAGCTGCGTAACCTGATCAGTGGTCGGGTCTGGGAGCGCACTTTCAAGTCAGGTGAATCCCTTGAAGGCGCCGATGTAATGGATCTCGACATGGAGTACCTGTACACCGATGGTGACATGTGGCACTTCATGAAGACCGATGGCTCTTTCGAGCAGTACGCGGTCGAGAAGAAGGCGCTGGGTGATACCGGCAAATGGCTCAAGGAGCAGGTGGTCTATACCATCACGCTGTGGAACGACAATGCCATCTCCGTGTCGCCGCCGAACTTCATTGAGCTGGAAGTCGTCGAGACCGATCCGGGCCTCAAGGGTGATACCGCTCAGGGCGGCTCCAAGCCAGCGACCCTGTCTTCCGGTGCCGTGGTTCGTGTGCCGCTGTTCATCAACCAGGGCGAAGTCCTGCGTATTGATACTCGTAGCGGTGATTACGTCTCTCGCGCTTGAGGCCACGCTTGCATGGTATCCAACGAAGGCCACGCTTTGCGTGGCCTTCGTTGTTTGGTGCCAGCTGAATCCAGCACAGGAAGGAGCAGCAACGCAATGATCGCATGGCAGCCGACGGCAACCATCGACACCTTGCGCCAGCGCGCGCGGCTTATGGCAGTAGTGCGGGGCTTTTTTGCCGAGCGTGATGTGCTGGAAGTCGAGACGCCGGTATTGGGGCAGGGCGGTAGTACCGATATCCATCTGGCCTCGCTCAGCTGCGAGGCGCTGACGCCGACTGGGCGTCAACGCCTGTGGCTGCAGACTTCACCCGAGTTCGCCATGAAACGCCTGCTTGCAGCGGGCAGTGGTCCTGTCTATCAGATCGCGCGCAGCTTCCGTGATGGCGAAGTGGGGCGTCGACACAACATCGAGTTCAGCATGCTCGAGTGGTATCGACCCGGTTGGTCGCTGGCGCAACTGCTCGATGAGACACAGGAACTGATTCGAACGCTGCTGGCTACCGACCCTGGTCCGACCCGCCAACAGAGCTACCGTGATCTGTTTATTGCTAATCTGGCGCTGGACCCTTTTACGGTGGAGCTGGAAGATCTGCGCCAGTTGGCCACTCTACATGGCCAGCTCGATATGGCAGCGGCGGCGCGGGACGATTGCCTGGACTTGCTGATGAGCCTCGTGATCGAGCCGAAGCTGGGGCACTCGGGGCTTGACGTGGTGGTCGACTATCCCGCCACTCAGGCGGCACTGGCGCGGCGTCACCGAGACCCACGTGATGGTGAGTGGGTCGCGTCACGCTTCGAGATCTACCTGAGAGGAATCGAACTCGCCAACGGTTACGATGAGTTGACCGATGCTACCGAGCAGCGCCAGCGTTTCGCTGCCGACAATGCCGACCGGCGTACGCTGGGACTGCCGGAAGTGGACAGCGACGAGCGTCTTCTGGCGGCGCTTGAGGCGGGAATGCCCGAGGGTAGTGGCGTGGCCCTCGGGCTCGATCGATTGATTCAACTGGCGCTGGGTAGGGAGCGGTTGGAGGAGGTTATCGCCTTCGCTACACCAGTTTGTTAGTCGGACGCGTCACCACTGGCGAGCTGCTGTCCCATCCGCACTTCAATGCCGCCGTCTCTGGCGGGTGAGATGGCGTCGAAGTCCACTTGATTGGCGAAGGCCATGACCACGGTGGAGCCCAGCTTGAAACGGCCCATCTCGGCGCCACGCTCGAGGGTGATTGGCCGATCGAAACGGACGCGCTCGACACGGCCGGACAGTGGCGTTACCTGGCCACTCCATACCGTCTCTATGGCCGCCACGATCATCGCGCCCACCAGCACCATGACCATCGGTCCCTGCTCTGTATCGAAGTGACACACCAGGCGCTCATTGCGCGCGAACAGGCCAGGCACATAGCGAGTGGTAGCGTCGTTGACCGAGAACAGCCGGCCGGGTACGTAAACCATTTCGGTCAGAGTGCCGGTCAAGGGCATATGTACGCGGTGGTAGTCGCGTGGGGACAGGTAAACGGTAGCAAAGCTGCCATTGCGATAGTCGCTGGCGCGAAGTGGGTCACCGCCGAGCAGGTCACTGACGCTGAAGCGATGCCCCTTGGCCTGGATCAGGCGACCTTCTTCGATGCGGCCCCATTGTGACAGGGTGCCATCTGCGGGACACAACAACCCTTCTTCCAATGGTCGCGCATCGGCCTTGAGCGCACGAGTGAAGAAGGCGTTGAAGGTGGGGTAGACCTCGGGGTCCTCTTCCACTGCCTCGCTCATATCGACCTTGAACTGCTTGATGAACAGTTTGACCAGAGCATTCTTCAGCCAGCCGATA
This Halomonas huangheensis DNA region includes the following protein-coding sequences:
- the parC gene encoding DNA topoisomerase IV subunit A, translating into MTMDIQVAEGDVERLSLREYTEKAYLDYSMYVILDRALPHIGDGMKPVQRRIIYAMRELSLTANAKYKKSARTVGDVLGKFHPHGDSACYEAMVLMAQAFSYRYPLVDGQGNWGSPDDPKSFAAMRYTEARLSRFSEVLLSELGQGTVDWTPNFDGTMNEPVVLPARLPHVLLNGGTGIAVGMATDIPPHNVREVVEATCHVLRNPGVTTADLMQYLPGPDFPTDAEIITPRADLRKLYESGRGSVKLRARYTQEEGQVVITSVPYQVSGAKVLEQIAAQMQAKKLPMVADLRDESTHEEPTRLVIEPRSNRVDIESLMAHLFATTDLEKNVRVNLNVIGLDGRPRVMPLPEMLGEWLNFRRTTVRRRLEHRLGKVQDRLHILEGLLIAYLNIDEVIRIIREEDEPKTALMEAFGISERQSEAILELRLRHLAKLEEMKIRTEQDELEAERKHLESLLGSEAKMTNLIEKELREAGEEYGDARRSPIVEREDARALSEVELVGADPVTVVLSEKGWIRAAKGHDIDPSGLSYKAGDRFLLAARGKTNQPLVLLDDTGRAYTLPTHQLPSARGQGEPVTGKVNVSAGAHLVGVMLSAPEGRFLLGSDGGYGFVAKLGDLTGKNRSGKAALSLPKGCNVMPPVELPSGEDLSVAVVSNEGRLLIFSLDQLPELSKGKGNKMIDIPGARAARREEFVRGMVVLAAGDALVIHSGKRKLTLKNSELDYYRGDRGRRGSKLPRGLQKVDMLERLDGNG
- the serB gene encoding phosphoserine phosphatase SerB, with protein sequence MTRRILMRATGQARPGQLAELGKTLARSGARLLDINQSVTFGIVSLEAVVALDHEAELESALAATGTDLGLDVQAIQVSAEEYHRWSENQSQPRLIMTLLAPRIPAGILAEVGALTAEHGLTVELIHRLSGREPLDGEAPQQGSCVECWLRGPDADILALREKALALGAAHGVDIALQEDCIWRTHRRLVCFDMDSTLIKAEVIDELARRHGVYDEVAEVTERAMRGELDFQQSFRERMAKLKGLDESVLAEIAAELPLMDGVETLMAQLKRLGYRTAILSGGFTYFARYLQQRLGFDEIHANELVIENGKVTGEVREPIVDADRKALLLREIAEREGIRMEQTIAVGDGANDLKMLAEAGLGIAFRAKPMVRQQARQSISTLGLDAVLYLIGYRQSDLEA
- a CDS encoding ion transporter, with the translated sequence MAVTLDDWRARFERLRANKLFELSVIAIIIFSALLIGAKTYEETSRFHQVLLVLDTAVTVFFLVELLIRMAAEKRPLDFFKKGWNVFDFLIVAASLVPLDDSELVLLARLLRIFRVLRLVSMVPELRILMVALFKSIPRMGYVVLLMFIIFYIYGALGSFLFVDVDPGLWGNISLAMLTLFQVATFESWATAVLYPAMEHYPYAWIYFLTFIFLNAFVFLNMMIGIVLDVMQKESVAIELESGEGEAAELHGLRKDVRELRDQLNRMEGLLQRRD
- a CDS encoding glycerophosphodiester phosphodiesterase family protein: MPLPFNAVWLEPCRLLMFTALPLSLAFSGAALAEPEALSDDNKAQSSAMPVSLGPRPFFLVDDMDEDNTQSAKLKSRLEQCAADLTVYERSDFSIGHRGAPMMFPEHTRESWLAAARMGAGALECDVAFTEDKELVCRHSQSDLHSTTNILETPLAEQCSVPPEYSTDGKLTNAEDILCSTSDITLAEFKTLEGRMDGVNTEADTLEAYMAGNPRWRTELYSSRGTLMTHAESIELFKSLGVKMVPELKTPTVEMPFDGMTQQDYAQKLIDEYVAAGVDPSDVFPQSFLLDDVRYWVDNTEFGEQAVFLDDRDTQPDFDVSNPDSWKPSMQELADMGVKILAPPMWMLLAESDDADHPIVPSVYAEQANEAGLDLIAWSFERSAPLTEDGAWYHQTTDNVINNDGDKMVSLDVLARDVGVRAVFSDWPASVTFYANCMAEEL
- the leuA gene encoding 2-isopropylmalate synthase, which translates into the protein MMLNDPSRKYRPFVAVDLPDRQWPSRRIETPPAWCSVDLRDGNQALIDPMDLERKQRFFDMLVKIGFKEIEVGFPSASQTDFDFVRSLIEEGKVPDDVTIQVLTQARPHLIERTFESLKGAKQAIVHVYNATDPVFRKVVFNVNRAECIDIAVTATRQIRELMDAAPETDWTFQYSPELFTTTEMDFAVEIVNAVSATYGATADKRMIVNLPATVECATPNNYADQIEWFCRNVEHRDHLIVSVHPHNDRGTGVAAAELTLMAGADRVEGTLFGNGERTGNVDIVTLAMNLYTQGVHPGLDFSNITPIMREVEYCNQLPVHPRHPYVGDLVFTAFSGSHQDAIKKGMAVRKDSPDDVWAVPYLPIDPLDVGRSYEAVIRVNSQSGKGGVSYLLEQEHGIELPRRLAMEFSTVVQDVADRIGKEITSEMVYQAFVDEYLAKTSPYALVSHRLSSEPDSPTVTLEAVISKEDDRQTISAQGNGPLAAFIKALAAQGHDVEIIDYHEHSRGQGADAEAIAYVEVRVGDESVFGVGTDESITSASIKGVLSAVNRKLSTGIVAPNVTADTVV